DNA sequence from the Perca flavescens isolate YP-PL-M2 chromosome 3, PFLA_1.0, whole genome shotgun sequence genome:
CTGCTGCATTCAACGCCACTGTAGCTTCTGCTTCTGAGATGGACTCAGCAGTAGTCActtgttttaagttttttttttttttttttttttcttttgttcaatGTGATATGAAGTTTTTATTAGTGTCTTCATCTTTTGTCACTGACTTGTTGATGCTGTCTTCGCAGGAGCTTAATATTGAATGTTCATTTTCTAAACTGTTACCATCTTCTTCAATTGTCTAGACTGAATAACCTGTGGACGTCCGCATGACAGTCTGCTGCACTGCTTCAGTTGATTTAAGGCCTTATTGTTCTTATCTGGAGTGGGCTCACTATTTAAAAAGTCACCCTGAAAGAAAACTGCTCCTTTTATAATGGTGGCTCTTAATCAAACAAATAACATATTAACTCAAAGCTTGTCTTGTGGGGAAAAACTTAATGTTTGTtgtgttagcaacaaaatgtatGCAACTGGGAAAGCATGCCAAATGTCAGACAAAGCATTCAAACAACATGTAAGATTAAGAAAATGTTTGTGAATgagtggtgtgtgtgagagtactTGGCAGTGTTGTACCTTTCAGCTTGGCTGTGTTGTAATGTGTAGAGCTTGACTTGAAAATTATGTAAAACTGGCCATAGAAACCTTATTTTCGGTGCAGCAAAAATGTCCGTGTTGATCATTTTAACTTTGGGAAGATTACTTTCAAAATGAATTGCAAGGTTGCTAAAGGTCTTGTTAATTGCAATGATGTAATGTAACTGGATTGCTCAAATATGACTGTAGTctagtttattttcattattttcccTTCAAAATCTTGAACAGTTTTATTATGATTGAATTATGTTAGCTGTACATTTCAACAAAGAGTATAGTGTCCTTTTCAAGATGTCTAAAAGTCTTTGTGCTTAACTCAAGTGTTATTTTTATGTTGAATACTGGCATACATCTATGTAATCTGCCAACAGAAGGTGACTTGGACATTAAGGGGTGGTGTAGACATCCTGCATACTGTCATATTGTTTTCtcacttgtttttattgttttggccCTGTAAATTACATCTGACTTTATATCAATCTCATGGGTTGTTTCTTCTACCTGCATCGTCTCTGTGCCTCCACCAGCTTGCTTGTTTGTGCTGAATCACAGTTTGAAGCCAAAATCAAGAATGACTTAtacaaatgtatgtatttatatataagtatattaaaatgaaaaacatattGACAACTTGAATGTGTGAATTTATAGTGGGAATGTGAACCGTTGGGATAATTTGGGAAGTGTAAACTTTCCAAATGAATAATTCTATGTGATGTGAAACCGCATTAAAAAGCAACATCAATATCAGGCCAGTGATCTTTTACCTGCTGATATTTAATTCAACATAGAATAGTGCTTTTGTGATCATGTTGTAGGGTTGAGTCTTTTAATATAACTAAAACATAGCAACGCAAAAGGCATACATGTTTTTtgggaaatataaatataacattttattgCCAAAATTGCTGACAATCTCCATGGTAATATGATTAACAATGATAATGAAATAGCTGTACTACTTAGGGAGCTAATTGTGGCCTTACTCTATCTCCTAAAGAGGACAAAGAGGTGTGTCAGTAATTTGATGGaagaaatatttaatattttgtcattaaCCTATATTCATATTAAAAAATCTAGTTAAATGTTATTTGATTAAGAAGTAAATACCTACTTTTCcacatatatttttaaaaggGTAATTAAAATGATCCCTGTAGTCGATGAGATTGAATTTAAACCACAATCAGTATTGTGTTTGCAGTTAAAATACCGAAATAGTAGAGcatcagttttttgtttttgccaaaTTTGAAATTTTAGTCCTAGTTGTTTAAGTTTTATAATATTGGCTTAATATTTCAtacataaatgtgtgtgttctaaTTTCctattttgtatgtattaaGTATGTTTGTTACTCTTCTAAATCAGTCTTAAAGAAATGAATTCCAAAATAACTTTTAACATCTTAGTCCTTTTTACTGAATGTctataaataatgttaaatattgtaaaatattttgGTTCCACTTTGTGATAACTAACCCTTGAGAAAGAGTGTAGAATTAAACGAATGATATGAaggtaaaatgtattattattttcgGCTGCCAGGTTGTGAAAAATCTTTATAGCTGCTGAGTCATAAGCTATTATAAGCAGTTAGAAATGTAAGTGTAAGTCATTAATAAAAGGtttgaaatgtaaatgaataGTTAAAGCCAAAGTGGTTTTAACAAATTGTGGTCCATGTGTCCTGCAGCTGTTTTCCAGAGGGTCAGAGGTTAAATGGTCCATTAGACTTTAGACTCATTATTTCAAGAGCTGAGACCACCAAGGCTAAAACTAGGATAAACACAAGCAAAAAGGATTTTCCACAAcctttattattaatatttacagatCAGATACAGATTATTAAGCGtgacttttaaaaagtagttgCCCTATAAATAGGCTAATGTAGATGTGGCCATTTGGTGCAGAGTTCCATGCAGTCAAGTACTCAGAGcttaaaagtagcaatacagtGTAGAAACACTgtcacaagtaaaagtcctgcatttaaaatcttacataagtaaaagtacaaaagtattagcatcaaacTTTACTTAAAGTAGTCTATCAAAAGTACTCATtctgcagaatggcccatttccaAATATGAATTACAATGGATTATAATGAGTGATAATGTGTCACTTTAATGCTGGAGCTGGAACAGGTGGagtttattttgttactttatacagtatatcataatATATTAGTTGATTCATTAATAATCTAGTAATTAGTAATTTAAGGTGTTAAAAGTACAATAGTTCCCTCTGAAATGGAgtatagaagtataaagtagcctaccataaaatggaaatactcaaatcACCCCGAACTTGAAGTAACTAATGTAGGgctactttccacctctggtttCATGCCTATGCAAGTATCAGACATTTCAGATATTGCTGTTGGCACggaagatatacagtatgcttTATCGATTATGCTATAAATATGCAGCACCGGATGTCCAAAACCAGTCTGAAAAAGTCCATTTGATTTCATCAAGTTGTCTCCTGCTTTGTGCCATAGACAGTAGCTTGTGCCCGAGTGGCACCATGAGTGGCACCAGTGAGCTCTGGCCGTGACGTCAATCCGTGACGCAGGTTCGCCCTCCATCACTAGTCAAGCCAGCCCACTGACTGAAAACACCACCTAGAAACCAAGTAAGCCCTCGCGTTTAATGGAAATATGTAGTTAGCTCGCACAGTTCAGCATATTTCGAAAACAGGGGCTTTAGTGGAGCTGGtaagtaaaacattttaatatgagAATGATAAATCACTGTCACTGCGCTTTGCTTTGATTTTCCTGTTTGGAAACGTTTGCCAGCCGAGAAGCTAATATTAGCCTAGCCAAGATGACAACGGTGGTGATGGCGGATGGATTCCGTTATTTCCAGCTGCGGCGGTGGCATCCGATTAATATCGTTGTATTTCAGTACGCAGTCTGCTTTTAAAACTGGATGCTATTTAACAATCATCTAATACGATCCACTGAGCTCCTGACTGGCTTTGTATTGAGCTCAATGCCAAAAGAGAAGTAGCTAGGTTGTGTTGGCAAATGAAAGGTGAAGCTGTTGAAGTATGTTTCATATTCGCCAGCAAAATCCAACAGTGAAAGTAAATGCAGTAATGGCCAACCCAGAATAGACGTACAAGAAACCTACTTCAGTCTCCAGATTGAAATGTTGCTAGCTAGTTGCTTTTACTGCCAATGTTACTAGCATATTTTAGCGTTTGTGACAAGGTTAACGCTTCTGAACATATTCGTAGCGAGCAGCCACAATACATTTTCTCGAACACTGAAAAACTCTGTCTGAATCTCaccattttgtttatttcttgcCTGtttgctagcatgctaacggtaaTGCTAATACATCTCACCCTCTTCCTCCATCAGCGCTGTTAACTTACATGGAAAGTTAACATGGGTGGCCGTGATGATGAAGATATGCCTTATGTTgtgaacaaacaaaaacaagatgAAGAGCTAAAGAACAAGCTGAATGACAGCAGTCACTGGTGCGACCAGGAGTCCACTGGCAACAATGCCAAGTGGGTCAAAGAAGGTCAGAACCAGCTGCGGAAAGTAGCAGAGAACCAACAGGACCAGGACCATAACTGCAATATCAGCCAGAATGGGAACAAGGATGACTTCCCTCACCAGAACAGCACTCAGGAAGAACAACAGGGAAACGAGGAGCAGACCAAGTCTCCCAAAATAGTAATGACCCCTGGTCTTAGTCAGGAGGAGTCCAAGAACATCCTCAATGAGCCGCTACTTATCGACACGCTGGAGTCGACAGAAGagaaagataaagagagagaagaagatgataaagacaaggaaaagacatcagaggaggaagaagaagaacaaacaTCAGGTGATACCAGAGGAGAGGTGGTGGCAGAAGAACAGAGTAATGTGGAGTCTCAGAGAGAGGGCAGTGTTGTCGGGAGAAATGCCTGCCTCCTGTTCTCCAACATGAATGGGACACCAAATGATGAAGAGTCCAGCTGGCCTGCACTGTCTCAGGACAACCCAGCTGACAGCTCTCCAAATGGCAACAGAGGTAAGTGGAAGTGCATGGAGTTGAAAGCCACACATTTATGTTATAGTGCAACAGGTGAGATGCCTAAAAGAGCAGTTGGGTGTCAGCTTGCACAGGCCACAAGATGCATGGAAACCACATACCGTTACAGATGGAAAAGACATGGTGTAAACTTTGGTATATGCTCTTATTATTCTAAACTATACACTGAGCATCCAGTAGTTGAATTAGTATTGATTGGATAACAGGGCAACACTTAACCCAATTTTTTAGCATTTATTAGTATATCAATATTTAAAAGGTTTAAAACACACTATAATGTAGTAAGTGTTTATTATGAATGTACTTAGGAACTATAATCCTTCTGTAGTGAAGCACCCATAAGTGGAGTGTGGTGGAAAACAGGGCCTAAtgaatgacataaaaaaaaaattatttaatactATCAATTGTGCCTCGTTATTTGCTGACTGTACATTACTGAAAAAATACTTTAGATGGCCTTATATTGGCGTATAACTTCAATATAATGTTTATATTCTACTTATAAATGCTAAATGGGGAGAGctaaagtaaagtgttaccaataaAAGCAGGCATGTTTGGaagtttgcctttttttttctgctgccagtcttatttttttctttattttttaccgTACTTGTTGTGAAATGGTTGTATTCATAAATTGCaccattttctttcagtttaaagactttcagtttgttttggactgaaatacaaaacaaactGTATCCATATTGTTTTTCTATTCATTAACTGCTCACAGAACAAATTAAAGCTAAATCTCTAATGTCTTCCAACTAATATATAATCATTATAATAATCTTTGTGGTTGAGTGGGTGAAAGGCTAAAATCCATGCATTGGAGACAATTTCTATGGTCTGTTTTTGTGCAATGTTAATTTGGTGAGTCAGGTCAAATATTTTGGTCGGTGATGCCAGTGTAGTCTCATTTTATCAGTATTCAGTAATATTATAGTAGCTAATTATAGCAACATCTAGTAAGAGTATAGTAATAATCTAATTGCATCAGCATTATACTAGCATTTAGTAATATTGTAAAAGTCAAAACACTCACCGATGCATGGAAGCAACAAAAGACAGCTGTGTTTTTGGTTAAGTTTATAAAGAAGATAAACTGCTGGCCATCGTAAATCATTATTCCTTTGTTTACATTACAATTTATCTGATTGTAAGGTACTATATCTAACCACTTTTAAGAATCAACTATTTCACTGCTGACTACATATTTTACAGAATATTTGTTttgtccttatgttttttcctgtcttttttttttaccagacattaaataattttctgtttgtgtgtttctccttTGCTCCCTGCCTTTCAGAGTCCTTTTGGGATTCCAGTGCCTTTGAGACCGACACAGACCTGCCTTCAGGATGGATGAGGGTGCGAGATACATCAGGCACATACTACTGGCACATCCCCACAGGCACCACCCAGTGGGAGCCTCCTTCACCCCTGGGTAAAGTTGGTGACTCCATGATGTCCTCGACTATGTCCCTAGAGACTACACCCTGTGAGGAGACTGAGGTAAGGCAACATTTTTGCTTGGATGAAGGCAAATGGCAGGTGAGTCTGTAGACACTAATATCTTGTTTTAAATTTGCCAGGAATCCTGGGCTCACCTTTCCAGCACAGATGAAGGAGTTGGTGAAGGGGAACTGTGGAATGTAAGTTGTGGTGAGAAAGATGGGTTTGTGCATCATTTCCCATTTTGGCTACAATAAATGGTTTTGGATTGGATTGTCTGTCAAGTTAACATCTTTGAATAAGGGAACATTTCCATTGTTAACTGTTTTTCTTCTTGGCTGTGTCTtcaggaggagggagaggttgCATCTGATCAAAGTCTGAAGGAGTTTGAAGGGGCAACTCTACGCTATGCATCCATCAACCTGAAGTATGTACTGTTAAAGCTTTGTGATTAGTTAGTATTGAATATATTGTCAcctgttcaattcaattcaaagcaCTTTATTTGTCCCCAAGGGGCAATTCTTATTCTCTTTCTGTTGCTTATCCtcatctctttatctctctcatTGTAGTTACAATTGCTCCCAGtctgaggaagaagagaagcTCGCTCCTCTCTGCACAGATTTAGAAACTAAGGTAAATCAGTGTTTCATGTTGGATCACTCCAATATGTTGAGAGTAAATTAGGGTCTCATAACCAGATTGAGTATGAAGAATACTGTCATTGGTGTTGAGACAAAAGGCTGGATTGAAAATACAAAGGGTGAAATATTTCCACAGGGATTTATAAAGTATGACTTAACCTATTAGTTCTTTCCGGTCAAAACTTGATAAAGCAAAATGACTTTTTGGGCAGGTTGAgctgtaaaaccaaaatgaatACTTTTTTCTTGTTCTAATTGTATGTTTGTAGCCACGCAAGCATCTTTTAGTTATGGAGCaaccaacacaacacaacacaggacACTCAATGAGTTGTAGAAGAGTGAAAATAAGCAGCATCCACTCATACTgtagagcagggatcttcaacagggggtctgggacccctagggcgtcctcagagtcaatgcctccaaatggacctttttcacattagacattttgacttgtcatagtaggaaaagcagagctgaaattgataaccttaacgatggctcaattccatcaagtgtcccagtaagatatttcagtgagtcagcagcatgcacaataccagggtctctcttaagtggaatgcagccatcagtaatggtttactaccaggacctctcctaagtggaatgcagccatcagtaatggttctgaatacacctgtgcttttcctgctatgacatgtcaacatgtctgctgtgaaaaaggtttattattgttaattttttaaagtgttttcaaAAATTTGAAAAAGTCTTAAGATGAATTGAACATATTagtcaaatataaatccccactgcttactggcctatagtcAAGTCACTAAGGCCATTCAGAGAtacaacaattattaggctatttgaatagcttagtattctatgcaaaaaaaggtatgtataaggctttaggccgccctacaaattattgtaggtccagtttattatgcaacttcattttacagggctccagactaactaggagcacagtggcccccaactgaaaattttagggttgcaaccagaaaatttaggtgcacacatcgtaaatcaacatgctaaccaaatattcacatttctactaatttccactgtattactaataagcATTTTGATaatagaaattacaatgtgctgtttcaaatttagtttcacattttattgtgcACTTTTGAAGATGTAACATAAAAGGTAAACCGACAgcaccatcgctgtcatgacagtacaaatataaaaaaaatatataccagctctagtctccagtctacaattacaatgaattcaACAAAAAGTTTTCAACTGCTCTTTactgtttcatgtaaagcactttgaattgccttgttgctgaaaggttcTGTAGAAAtcaagctgccttgccttacagcctcagcctgtcagtcagtccccagggcagattaaccactgttgtgcctgcttatCCGGAAGTGTACAGCACCGTGACCGCTTTTGCCTCGCcgttaatatcatatcgcagcaaacgctgtctgcgttaagttttcaacaactgtaaccacacttgcaacCACTTTgtcggcatttccgtgactaACTGTGACTTTGGCGCGCcggagctccgctctctgtcatatgcagagaggacagataagcttgcgcttacgagctctcaggtaccgaaatttatatataatatttagtagggggtccctgctctgtctctctttcagttaaggggtccttggcttaaaacatgtttaagaCCCCTGCTGTAGAGGATCCAACACACCACCGATTTCCACCCTGTCCTAACTAAATTGTTCTTCACCTTCCCTGTGCTGTCCTCTGTTGTACTAATGTGCTGCATATACTTGTATGGTCAGTGTTTTGCAGTGCGTTCTCTGGGCTGGGTAGAGATGTCTGAGGAGGACATGGTTCCCGGCAAGAGCAGTGTTGCTGTCAACAACTGCATCAGGCAGCTCTCTTATCACAAACACAACCTTCATGACACTGCCGGTATCTGGGGAGAGGTGAGGGGATTTTACTGAGTCGCAAAGACAATGACACATGACAATTCCTGTTATGTCCACTTTGATGTAGATACATTTGAAAAAAGTTTTTacttgtaaaaaataatcacaCATAAAAACAACCACACTCAAATATCTTTTGAGTGTTGAGTGTTTTTGGTGATTATTGCTAACCAAAGTGATTTATCACTTTAATTCATCCATTGGGAAAGCCTGAATACATTTGCAGATCTTTTTTTAACTGTTAAGAAAAGTTTCCATGGCTAAATTCATATTGGAATTGTAGCAAACTATCTCAAATCGTAACAGCTGAAAGTATACTAATGCATGCATAGATTTCTTACCTGTTAATTTATAGCAGTCCACAAATTATTCTGATAGTTGAAATGTTTTTAAGCCAGGCTGCTCAtactgagagtgtgtgttgtgACAGGGTAAGGACATGCTGATGGTCCTGAAGAATGACACTATGAACTTAATCGACCCACTGGGCCAGACTCTGCTTCATGCTCAGCCCATTGGCAGCATCCGTGTTTGGGGTGTTGGCAGAGACAACGGCAGGTCAGTATTCACAGTACAAGATCAAAATGAAGATGGCAGAACTACACATGATTTGTATTCTCTAACTTCTTACATTTGCTTTCAACAACCCATGCTTCACAAAGGCTTTGTTTGatctagagatgcaccgattgaccggctggtgaccggaattggccgattttcacgtgatcggccatgaccggcgacctgccggtcagtctgacatatgccaaTTTTATGCCAGTCATATTCACTCGGGCGCCGCATGATTAACATCGCGCAACATCAGCATCACACGTGCACATGCAGTTtgttgtatgtatttttatttgttatttatatatcattttattgccattacctgttttcatacatacagaagtttagtttgctaaatatatcacatttctttagttgcatattggatgtgaaaagaaggaaatggttcttccataacattgTACTTTAaagagtaatttatatagttctatttttatagtgatccattatctgttcaaaacattttctatgttctatgtaaaatgttctattaaagaaaagatagaaaatacatatttgtgtgtgctgtaaagtggttagaaaaaatgaaatctgaatccgctaaaattggtatcggctggtcaaactcaatgaaaaattgGAATCGTCCTAGAAAATTggaatcggtgcatctctagtttgatcatttatttatgatTGTACTGTTTTGAATAATCATATATTCTTCATTTGACATGGAAGGAAAACATACTTTTTTATTCATATTCTACTTcacatttttaatttgtgtgGAGGTGCTCAGTGAAAACATAATTAGAAAAAAGTATCTGTTAACAATTAACTGAACTGTCAGAATTTTCTCATAATAGGTGCATTATGGCTAATTTACACCTTaagttaaaatacattttagctTCAGGCAATGTTTGTCAAATAACCTTCCTGACTTGTGATGGGACAGGCAGCCTTTTTTCTCACTCATTTGAATGTTCTGCCATTATCCTGTTGCATTAAATGGTcaattcctgtttttaaaaaaaatggcttgGCATTCCTAAAGAAACGTGTCATGACAAGCACATTGCCCTCTGTGCTCTATCATTGCACgctgctgccctctgctggatTGTTGAGAGCATTGTTGACAAAGATAACCGTGACTGTTTCTGCCTGCTTCCTGTCTCACTGTATTCTAACAATGGTA
Encoded proteins:
- the apbb1 gene encoding amyloid-beta A4 precursor protein-binding family B member 1, with the translated sequence MGGRDDEDMPYVVNKQKQDEELKNKLNDSSHWCDQESTGNNAKWVKEGQNQLRKVAENQQDQDHNCNISQNGNKDDFPHQNSTQEEQQGNEEQTKSPKIVMTPGLSQEESKNILNEPLLIDTLESTEEKDKEREEDDKDKEKTSEEEEEEQTSGDTRGEVVAEEQSNVESQREGSVVGRNACLLFSNMNGTPNDEESSWPALSQDNPADSSPNGNRESFWDSSAFETDTDLPSGWMRVRDTSGTYYWHIPTGTTQWEPPSPLGKVGDSMMSSTMSLETTPCEETEESWAHLSSTDEGVGEGELWNEEGEVASDQSLKEFEGATLRYASINLNYNCSQSEEEEKLAPLCTDLETKCFAVRSLGWVEMSEEDMVPGKSSVAVNNCIRQLSYHKHNLHDTAGIWGEGKDMLMVLKNDTMNLIDPLGQTLLHAQPIGSIRVWGVGRDNGRDFAYVARDNLTQVLKCHVFRCDSPARNIATSLHEMCSKIMMERKATKPGVSRLSSDPGNPVAIPIEEFPAPKNEPFQRFQVYYLGCEAVAKPVGMDIINDTLEAAINGKDKNVWTPVSVNIAPATLTILSKQSEEVLSECRVRFLSFMGVGRDVHAFAFIMAEGPEDYTCHMFWCEPNAASLSEAVQAACMLRYQKCLDARPPSLSSCLPTPPADSVARRVKKGVQSLLGSFKSYRSGSQSP